From Cercospora beticola chromosome 6, complete sequence, a single genomic window includes:
- a CDS encoding uncharacterized protein (BUSCO:EOG092634ZL), producing the protein MARLNNRPSTVAGSRATSIAKSPTPGQENRDPTMRRDKGKGRASESSRTSLPTPSSDDTERARGQKRKRAHFGMTQEGDIPEDQEPEDVKFTRYYDPNQNADQRRQVKRKSRAMYRKLHEERDELLRGNGGGIKEALDVANQNFKSVKQTSDATMDARYLVDLSAMAKKKAASMILGDSSAGMDVDLFLNRCVFFMKNRHAFGIDEDEAAFQATQRQTQTQRHRRDLEDEDDDDDGVDLDWEVMGRHACFPFNRRPACPSFLLGPLSVEKKIRAQTQRRARQTKDTGPAKNVERIGKEDMAAADPNALTTQCKAISKHLRRHCEKARNAATRIEAEEGPMDEDRAEEFCKQYKVTETGAPSLFEYVINPHSFGQTVENLFYVSFLIKEGNAGIVKDKHGLPTLSPTVARTVEQQRVDKTMKNQSVFSLDYATWEKLIKAFDITEPMIPHRSEDQPTQVTGNGWYA; encoded by the exons ATGGCTCGCTTGAACAATAGGCCGTCTACTGTAGCCGGCTCGCGCGCGACCAGTATTGCTAAATCTCCAACACCTGGCCAAGAAAATCGAGATCCCACTATGCGACGCGACAAGGGCAAAGGACGCGCTTCGGAGTCGTCGAGGACGAGTTTGCCGACGCCATCATCTGACGACACCGAACGCGCGCGTGGACAGAAGCGAAAGAGGGCACATTTCGGAATGACACAAGAGGGGGACATACCAGAGGATCAGGAACCCGAGGATGTGAAATTCACGCGATATTATGATCCGAACCAGAATGCAGACCAGCGGCGGCAGGTCAAGCGCAAGTCGCGCGCCATGTATCGCAAGCTCCACG AGGAGCGCGATGAACTTCTGCGCGGCAATGGCGGTGGCATCAAGGAGGCACTCGATGTCGCAAATCAAAACTTTAAGAGCGTCAAGCAGACATCGGATGCGACCATGGACGCCAGGTATCTCGTCGATCTTTCGGCAATGGCGAAGAAAAAAGCCGCAAGCATGATTCTGGGCGACTCTAGCGCTGGAATGGACGTGGACCTCTTCCTGAACAGATGTGTCTTCTTCATGAAAAATCGCCATGCCTTTGGtatcgatgaagacgaggccgCGTTTCAGGCTACACAGCGGCAAACACAAACACAACGACACAGACGAGatctcgaggacgaagacgacgatgacgatggggTAGATCTTGATTGGGAGGTCATGGGCAGACATGCTTGCTTTCCCTTCAACAGACGCCCTGCTTGTCCGTCATTCCTGTTGGGACCTCTTTccgtggagaagaagatccgaGCGCAAACACAACGCAGAGCGAGACAAACGAAGGACACCGGGCCTGCCAAAAATGTCGAGCGAATCGGTAAAGAGGACATGGCAGCTGCCGATCCAAACGCCCTGACAACACAATGCAAAGCGATCTCGAAGCATTTGAGAAGACATTGCGAAAAGGCACGAAATGCTGCAACACGgattgaagcagaagaagggccCATGGACGAAGATCGCGCCGAGGAGTTTTGCAAACAGTACAAAGTCACAGAGACTGGTGCACCGTCGCTGTTTGAATATGTCATCAATCCCCACAGCTTCGGCCAGACCGTGGAAAACCTATTCTATGTGTCTTTCCTGATCAAGGAGGGCAATGCAGGAATTGTGAAAGACAAGCACGGACTGCCAACATTAT CACCCACCGTGGCACGAACAGTGGAACAGCAGCGTGTCGACAAGACAATGAAGAATCAATCCGTCTTCTCGCTGGATTACGCCACGTGGGAGAAGCTTATCAAGGCTTTTGATATCACTGAGCCAATGATTCCACACCGAA